A DNA window from Pseudodesulfovibrio thermohalotolerans contains the following coding sequences:
- a CDS encoding 23S rRNA (pseudouridine(1915)-N(3))-methyltransferase RlmH — translation MSKIGFIWVGKLKESFSRDGCALYWKKLSRFFQLEESVIKDAPGKLPPTEKNKVEGERILAKVKPGDVLILLDEFGERLTSRSLAAKLKQWTDAPNQRPVFVIGGPFGLSDEVKAAARHSIRLSDMTLPHELARLLLLEQLYRAGTIHKNMPYHHD, via the coding sequence ATGAGCAAAATCGGTTTCATATGGGTAGGCAAGCTCAAGGAAAGCTTTTCGCGGGACGGGTGCGCCCTGTATTGGAAAAAACTCTCGCGTTTCTTCCAGCTTGAGGAATCCGTCATCAAAGACGCGCCCGGCAAACTCCCGCCTACCGAAAAGAACAAGGTCGAAGGCGAACGCATACTGGCCAAGGTCAAGCCCGGCGACGTGCTCATCCTTCTAGACGAATTCGGCGAGCGGCTGACCAGCCGGAGCCTCGCTGCCAAGCTCAAGCAATGGACCGACGCGCCCAACCAGCGCCCCGTCTTCGTCATAGGCGGCCCCTTCGGCCTGTCCGACGAGGTCAAGGCCGCCGCCCGACACTCCATCCGCCTGAGCGACATGACCCTGCCCCACGAACTGGCCCGGCTTCTCCTCCTCGAACAACTCTACCGCGCCGGGACCATCCACAAGAACATGCCCTATCATCACGATTAA
- a CDS encoding vitamin B12-dependent ribonucleotide reductase codes for MSAPKMPARLPEPIINENAKIVLQRRYQRKDMDGVVYETVRELFWRVASAIAGEESKYEGSTIKPDKLARDFYDLMTSYRFLPNSPTLMNAGTGLGQLAACFVLPVEDDIEGIFDAVKFAAMIHKSGGGTGFAFSRLRAKDSVVGSTGGVASGPLSFLKIFNCATEQIKQGGTRRGANMGILRIDHPDIMDFIKAKERDGELNNFNLSVGLTEAFMQAVQEKADYDLIAPNSGEKVGSLNAREVFNILVQKAWESGDPGIVFLDRINRDNPTPALGDIESTNPCGEQPLLPFEACNLGSINLGKCFAKGKNGKDSEIDWDELKRIIHLAVRFLDNVIDASVYPLPQITEMVGKNRKIGLGVMGWADLLYQLKIPYNSQTAVDMAERVMKFVQAEARSASKQLAAERGAFPTYADSTFGKANLGPYRNATTTTIAPTGTLSILAGCSSGVEPLFALSFVRNVMDNDKLVETNPYFEAALKNADAYSGKLMEEIAKVGSIAKMDHLPEGLRHVFVTSMDIEPIWHLKMQAAFQKFTDNAVSKTVNLPASATKEDIWDIYWKAYEYGCKGVTVYRDGSKTSQVLCTGDGDKKKDKTARAGSIVKDRPDVIYGFTQKIPTGLGMLFLTVNEVNNKPFEVFATIGKSGGSITAKAEAIGRLVSLALRSGVEVREIVQQLKGIGGENPKFMKKHLVKSIPDAIAYVFESRYLSGDHVDGQVASLNGSRCPECGEPLVFEEGCHMCKSCAYTKCGG; via the coding sequence TGGTCTACGAGACGGTCAGGGAATTGTTCTGGCGTGTAGCCTCGGCCATCGCCGGAGAGGAATCCAAGTACGAGGGTTCCACCATCAAGCCCGACAAGCTGGCCCGGGATTTTTACGATCTGATGACCTCCTACCGCTTCCTGCCCAACTCGCCGACCCTGATGAACGCGGGGACCGGCCTGGGGCAGTTGGCCGCCTGCTTCGTCCTGCCCGTTGAGGACGATATCGAGGGCATCTTCGACGCGGTGAAGTTCGCCGCCATGATCCACAAGTCCGGCGGCGGCACCGGCTTCGCCTTCTCCCGCCTTCGGGCCAAGGATTCGGTGGTCGGCTCCACCGGCGGCGTGGCTTCCGGCCCGCTTTCCTTCCTCAAGATTTTCAACTGCGCCACCGAGCAGATCAAGCAGGGCGGCACCCGGCGCGGGGCCAACATGGGCATCCTGCGCATCGACCATCCGGACATCATGGATTTCATCAAGGCCAAGGAGCGCGACGGCGAGCTGAACAACTTCAACCTCTCCGTGGGGTTGACCGAAGCGTTCATGCAGGCCGTGCAGGAAAAGGCGGATTATGACCTGATCGCGCCCAACTCCGGCGAGAAGGTGGGTTCCCTCAACGCCCGCGAGGTTTTCAACATCCTGGTTCAGAAGGCATGGGAGTCCGGCGATCCCGGCATCGTCTTTCTGGACCGCATCAATCGCGACAACCCGACTCCCGCTCTGGGCGACATCGAATCCACCAACCCGTGCGGCGAGCAGCCCCTGCTTCCCTTCGAGGCGTGCAACCTCGGCTCCATCAACCTGGGCAAGTGTTTCGCGAAGGGCAAGAACGGCAAGGATTCCGAAATCGACTGGGACGAGCTCAAACGCATCATCCATCTGGCCGTCCGATTCCTGGACAACGTCATCGACGCCTCGGTCTATCCCCTGCCGCAGATCACCGAGATGGTCGGCAAGAACCGCAAGATCGGCCTGGGCGTCATGGGTTGGGCCGACCTCCTCTACCAACTGAAGATTCCGTACAATTCCCAGACCGCCGTGGACATGGCCGAGCGTGTCATGAAGTTCGTCCAGGCCGAGGCGCGCAGCGCGTCCAAGCAGTTGGCCGCCGAACGCGGGGCATTCCCGACCTACGCCGATTCCACCTTTGGCAAGGCCAATCTCGGCCCCTACCGCAACGCCACTACCACGACCATCGCTCCCACCGGGACCCTGTCCATTCTCGCGGGCTGCTCTTCGGGCGTGGAGCCGCTCTTCGCCCTGTCCTTCGTGCGTAACGTCATGGACAACGACAAGCTGGTGGAGACCAATCCCTATTTCGAGGCCGCGCTCAAGAATGCCGACGCCTATTCCGGCAAGCTCATGGAGGAGATCGCCAAGGTCGGCTCCATCGCGAAGATGGACCATCTGCCCGAGGGCCTGCGCCACGTCTTCGTCACCTCCATGGACATCGAGCCCATCTGGCATCTCAAGATGCAGGCCGCCTTCCAGAAATTCACGGACAACGCGGTCTCCAAGACCGTGAACCTGCCCGCTTCCGCCACCAAGGAAGATATCTGGGACATCTACTGGAAGGCCTACGAGTACGGCTGCAAGGGCGTCACCGTGTATCGCGACGGCTCCAAGACCTCCCAGGTCCTGTGCACCGGCGACGGCGACAAGAAAAAGGACAAGACCGCTCGGGCAGGCTCCATTGTCAAGGATCGCCCGGATGTCATCTACGGCTTCACCCAGAAAATCCCCACGGGGCTCGGGATGCTTTTCCTGACCGTGAACGAGGTGAACAACAAGCCCTTTGAGGTCTTCGCCACCATCGGCAAGTCCGGCGGTTCCATCACCGCCAAGGCCGAGGCCATCGGCCGTCTCGTCTCCCTGGCCCTGCGCTCCGGCGTCGAAGTCCGCGAGATCGTCCAGCAGCTCAAGGGCATCGGCGGCGAAAACCCGAAGTTCATGAAGAAACACCTGGTCAAATCCATCCCGGACGCCATCGCCTACGTGTTCGAGTCCCGCTACCTGAGCGGCGATCATGTGGACGGCCAAGTGGCCTCCCTCAACGGCTCGCGCTGCCCCGAGTGCGGAGAGCCGCTGGTCTTCGAGGAAGGATGCCACATGTGCAAGTCCTGCGCCTACACCAAGTGCGGCGGCTAA
- a CDS encoding metallophosphoesterase family protein gives MYWIAFGDIHESTGLLESVPGLAKADGVIVSGDLTNRGGRAAGGRVLDAVARINPRILAQPGNMDTDEVTACIRERDMDIHLRVRELAPGLGLMGVGLSTPTPFGTPGEVPEATLSGWLDETYAEAAGFDRLVCVIHEPPQDTTVDRLSNGLHVGSPGVRAFLERVQPDLAVTGHIHEASGTDFIGDTPVINPGMLADGGFVRIDFDGEKLTARLERI, from the coding sequence ATGTACTGGATAGCTTTCGGCGATATACACGAATCAACCGGCCTGCTGGAATCCGTTCCCGGCCTGGCCAAAGCCGACGGAGTAATCGTCTCCGGCGACCTGACCAACCGGGGCGGCCGCGCGGCGGGCGGGCGCGTACTCGACGCCGTGGCCCGGATCAATCCGCGCATCCTGGCCCAACCCGGCAACATGGACACCGACGAAGTGACCGCCTGCATCCGCGAGCGGGACATGGACATCCACCTGCGGGTGCGCGAGCTCGCGCCCGGCCTGGGCCTCATGGGCGTCGGCCTGTCCACCCCCACCCCCTTCGGCACCCCGGGCGAGGTCCCGGAAGCCACCCTGTCCGGCTGGCTCGACGAGACCTATGCCGAAGCGGCCGGTTTCGACCGGCTGGTCTGCGTCATCCATGAACCGCCGCAGGACACCACGGTGGACCGGCTGTCCAACGGCCTCCACGTGGGCAGCCCCGGCGTGCGCGCCTTTCTGGAACGCGTCCAGCCCGACCTGGCCGTCACCGGCCACATCCACGAAGCCTCGGGCACGGACTTCATCGGCGACACCCCGGTCATCAATCCCGGAATGCTCGCTGACGGCGGGTTCGTCCGCATCGACTTCGACGGCGAAAAACTGACCGCACGGCTGGAGCGCATCTAG
- a CDS encoding Lon protease family protein, whose product MTNKTLPKGLPGSKLRAALDPATIPYETSADVPARNVYSKLQPRAIHALALALEIKGNEHNLYVAGEPNMGRTYFVQSFLKPAAAKAAPPADWVYLYNFEDNDKPIAVSLPAGRGRKFKLAQNKAITHIRQEIPARFEKDTFQKKHERLVKKFNTRREELFNQMDDTAEKENFSLSLDDEGVLTLSPIVDGEVVSDKDFDKLKPAQRKKLKAKGEELLAGVSSILRQINQNEMDMRDSENTLRRETAKAVMEDCFTPVADKFKDIEGLSDYFENLVDEVVDNVDQFTPRDTSLAGLLPESMPTGEDFFTRFEVNLFVDNGKTKGAPVVVEDHPTAFNLLGSIEREAEMGALYTDFTLIKAGSLHQANGGFLILNVEDLLSNPSSWEGLLRALRSGQSRIEDPVDPEQVRARTIQPEPIDLDLKVVLIGTDEHYEVLLYNDDRFAKYFKLKAHLQHAAMRTADNIRSYISVIGQTAREAGVLPLTREAMAGLVDFASRLVEDQKRLSLFIPLIRERMIEASALARMAGKETVDQAAMREAVRAKDYRANLYEEEFMADYDRQVIKVETDGFGTGRANGLSVTLFGDYEFGLPHQISCTVGVGHGGILDLEREAQLGGPIHTKGMMIIKSYLVRLFAQDKPIVLTGSLCFEQSYAGIEGDSASGAELASLLSALSDTPINLSYAFTGAVSQSGAVMAVGGVNRKIEGFFEVCRRRKLTGRQGVILPADNVVNLMLKDEIVQAVDEGKFHIFPVKSIEEAMFILTGLRCGKRGANGQFPLGTLYRKVDQRLGELAKLAMETTSRPDGK is encoded by the coding sequence ATGACCAACAAGACTCTTCCCAAGGGGCTTCCCGGATCCAAACTGCGGGCCGCCCTGGACCCGGCCACGATTCCCTATGAAACCAGCGCCGACGTCCCGGCCCGGAACGTCTATTCCAAGCTTCAGCCCAGAGCGATCCACGCCCTGGCCCTGGCCCTGGAGATCAAGGGAAACGAACATAACCTGTACGTTGCGGGCGAGCCCAACATGGGCCGCACCTACTTCGTGCAATCCTTCCTCAAGCCCGCGGCCGCCAAAGCCGCGCCGCCTGCGGACTGGGTCTACCTCTACAACTTCGAGGACAACGACAAGCCCATCGCGGTGTCTCTGCCCGCCGGACGGGGCCGCAAGTTCAAGCTGGCCCAGAACAAGGCCATCACGCATATCCGCCAGGAGATTCCCGCTCGATTCGAAAAGGACACCTTCCAGAAAAAGCACGAGCGGCTGGTCAAGAAATTCAACACCCGCCGCGAGGAACTGTTCAACCAGATGGACGACACGGCCGAGAAGGAGAATTTCTCCCTGAGCCTGGACGACGAGGGCGTGCTGACCCTGTCGCCCATCGTGGACGGCGAGGTGGTCTCGGACAAGGACTTCGACAAGCTCAAGCCCGCCCAGCGCAAGAAGCTCAAGGCCAAGGGCGAGGAGCTGCTGGCCGGGGTAAGCTCCATCCTGCGCCAGATCAACCAGAACGAGATGGACATGCGGGACTCCGAAAACACCCTGCGCCGCGAGACGGCCAAGGCGGTGATGGAGGACTGCTTCACGCCCGTGGCGGACAAATTCAAGGACATCGAGGGACTGTCCGACTATTTCGAGAACCTGGTGGACGAGGTGGTCGACAACGTGGACCAATTCACGCCGCGCGATACCTCCCTGGCCGGACTGCTGCCCGAGTCCATGCCCACGGGCGAAGATTTCTTCACCCGTTTCGAGGTCAACCTGTTCGTGGACAACGGCAAGACCAAGGGCGCGCCCGTGGTGGTCGAAGATCACCCCACCGCCTTCAACCTGCTCGGCTCCATCGAACGCGAGGCCGAGATGGGCGCGCTGTACACGGACTTCACCCTTATCAAGGCGGGCTCGCTGCACCAGGCCAACGGCGGATTCCTGATCCTGAACGTGGAAGACCTGCTGTCCAACCCTAGCTCGTGGGAAGGACTGTTGCGGGCGCTGCGCTCCGGCCAATCGCGCATCGAGGACCCGGTGGACCCGGAACAGGTCCGCGCCCGGACCATCCAGCCGGAGCCCATCGACCTGGACCTCAAGGTCGTGCTCATCGGCACTGACGAACACTACGAGGTTCTGCTCTACAACGACGACAGGTTCGCCAAGTACTTCAAGCTCAAGGCGCATCTGCAACACGCGGCCATGCGCACCGCGGACAACATCCGCAGCTACATCTCGGTCATCGGCCAGACCGCCCGCGAGGCGGGAGTGCTGCCCCTGACCCGCGAAGCCATGGCCGGGCTCGTGGACTTCGCCTCCCGTCTGGTGGAGGACCAGAAGCGGCTGTCCCTGTTCATCCCGCTCATCCGCGAACGGATGATCGAGGCGTCGGCCCTGGCCCGTATGGCGGGCAAGGAGACCGTTGACCAGGCGGCCATGCGCGAAGCCGTGCGCGCCAAGGACTACCGCGCCAACCTCTATGAAGAGGAATTCATGGCCGACTACGACCGCCAGGTCATCAAGGTGGAAACCGACGGGTTCGGCACCGGGCGGGCGAACGGCCTGTCCGTGACCCTGTTCGGGGACTACGAGTTCGGCCTGCCGCACCAGATTTCCTGCACCGTGGGCGTCGGCCACGGCGGCATCCTCGACCTGGAGCGCGAGGCGCAACTGGGCGGCCCCATCCACACCAAGGGCATGATGATCATCAAGTCCTATCTGGTGCGCCTGTTCGCCCAGGACAAGCCCATCGTGCTCACCGGGTCCCTCTGCTTCGAGCAGTCCTACGCGGGCATCGAAGGCGACTCGGCCTCGGGCGCGGAGCTGGCCTCCCTGCTCTCGGCCCTGTCCGACACGCCCATCAACCTGTCCTACGCCTTCACCGGCGCGGTGTCGCAAAGTGGCGCGGTCATGGCGGTGGGCGGGGTCAACCGCAAGATCGAAGGGTTCTTCGAAGTCTGCCGCCGCCGCAAGCTGACCGGCCGCCAGGGCGTGATCCTGCCTGCGGACAACGTGGTCAACCTGATGCTCAAGGACGAGATCGTCCAGGCCGTGGACGAGGGAAAATTCCACATCTTCCCGGTCAAATCCATCGAGGAGGCCATGTTCATCCTCACCGGCCTGCGCTGCGGCAAGCGCGGCGCCAACGGCCAGTTCCCGCTCGGCACCCTCTACCGCAAGGTGGACCAACGGCTGGGAGAGTTGGCCAAACTCGCCATGGAGACCACCTCCCGCCCGGACGGGAAATAG